The Pimelobacter simplex genomic sequence ACGCGGAACCGGTTCAGCCCGCCGACGCCGGTGAAGACATAGCTGGAGAAGGTGCCGTTGGTGACGCCGACGCTGGCCGGGAACTCGGCCCAGCCGCCGTTCTCCCAGCGCTGGACGCGCAGGATCGCGCCCTCACCGCCGGGGTAGACGCCGCTGAAGTAGATCCGCTCGCCCGAGGCGACGCTCGTCTGGAGCGGCTGGAGCGAGATCTCGCCGGCCTTGGGCGACTCGCTCTCGGTCGACTCGGCGGTCGGGTCGTCGCTCGGCTCGTCGGTGCTGTCGGTCGAGGACGTGTCGGTCTCGTCGGGGTCCTGGGTGTGGAGCGTGATCAGCGGGCCGCTGGGCTCGTCGGTCTTGGCCGGCGTGGGCAGGTACATCGACTGGCGCACCGTGGTGTCGGCGGCCGCGTCACCGTCGTCGCCGCCGAAGCCGAGCACCTTGGAGCCGACCATCGCGACCAGCCCCAGGATCAGGCCGACCCCGACCGCGACGGCGACCAGCGCCACCAGTCCGTTGAGGACGGGACGGTCGGCACGGGGCTCCTGCTGGTCGCTCACCCTGCCCATTGTCCAGGGCGCCCGAAGAAATCAGAAACCGCGCGTCCAGACCACCTGCTCGTGCAGCCGGCGCGAGCGCCAGCCCGCCTCCGTCCGCACGAACGTGTGCCGGTAGAGCCCGCCCACCTCGACGACGCGCTCGCCGCCCTGGCCGTCGGAGATCCGCATCGGGTTGTGGAAGTACGCCGTCACCGCGGCCTCGTCGCGGCCCTCGGCGAAGTCGAAGGCGACCTGCCCGACCGTGTGCAGCCGGTGCTTCGAGAAGCCCGGCAGCGCCTCGGCCAGCCACGCCTTGACCACCGGGAAGGTGTCGACCACGCCCCCGCTCTCGGTGTAGTCGATGTGCGCGTCGGGCGTGAAGACGGTGTCGAGCCGGTCGAAGTCCCCCTCGTCCACGGCGAGCGTGTAGCGCGTGATCGCGTCGGTGATCTCGGCGCGGTCGATCAGCTCCTGTAGGTCCATCGGGTCTCCTCAGCGGGGCTCGAGGACGACGACCGGGATCTCCCGGTCGGTCCAGGC encodes the following:
- a CDS encoding nuclear transport factor 2 family protein, with the translated sequence MDLQELIDRAEITDAITRYTLAVDEGDFDRLDTVFTPDAHIDYTESGGVVDTFPVVKAWLAEALPGFSKHRLHTVGQVAFDFAEGRDEAAVTAYFHNPMRISDGQGGERVVEVGGLYRHTFVRTEAGWRSRRLHEQVVWTRGF